A window of the Tachyglossus aculeatus isolate mTacAcu1 chromosome 2, mTacAcu1.pri, whole genome shotgun sequence genome harbors these coding sequences:
- the LOC119946717 gene encoding C-C chemokine receptor type 5-like gives MDGPLTTTQFFYDYGGEPCQKIDVQLTGAQLLPPLYSLVFIFGFAGNGLVVLILIKYKKLKTMTDIYLLNLAISDLLFLFTLPFWAYYAADQWLLGDAACKIFSGVYYLGFFSGIFFIILLTLDRYLAIVHAVFALKARTVSCGTVTSICTWAVALLASVPGFLFNRSQKAEDRYICSTYFPTGQDLAWKTFQTLQMNILGLAVPLLVMIVCYTGIIKTLLRCRNEKKKHKAVRLIFLIMLIYFLFWAPYNLVLLLNTFQSSFGLNNCDSSNRLDRAMQVTETLGMTHCCINPVIYAFVGEKFRRYVSLFFQKHVAKFFCKSCPVFYIETADRTSSTYTASTGEPDFSAGL, from the coding sequence ATGGACGGCCCATTAACGACAACGCAATTCTTCTACGATTACGGAGGAGAACCCTGCCAAAAAATTGATGTCCAACTCACTGGGGCACAGTTGCTGCCGCCCCTCTACTCGCTGGTGTTCATCTTTGGCTTTGCAGGAAATGGTCTGGTTGTTCTGATCTTGATAAAATACAAGAAACTGAAAACCATGACCGACATCTACCTCCTCAACCTGGCCATTTCCGATTTACTGTTTCTCTTCACCCTCCCGTTTTGGGCTTACTACGCGGCAGACCAGTGGCTGTTAGGAGACGCCGCCTGTAAGATCTTTTCCGGAGTTTACTACCTGGGCTTTTTCAGCGGGATCTTTTTCATCATCCTGTTGACCCTAGACCGGTACTTGGCGATCGTCCATGCCGTGTTCGCTTTAAAAGCCAGAACCGTCTCCTGCGGCACCGTGACAAGCATCTGCACCTGGGCCGTGGCCCTGTTAGCCTCCGTTCCCGGGTTCCTCTTCAACAGATCCCAGAAGGCGGAGGACCGGTACATTTGCAGCACTTATTTTCCGACGGGCCAGGATTTGGCTTGGAAGACTTTCCAGACTCTCCAGATGAACATCCTGGGACTCGCCGTGCCGCTGCTGGTCATGATCGTGTGCTACACGGGAATTATCAAAACTCTGCTGAGGTGTCGGAACGAGAAGAAGAAGCATAAGGCGGTCAGGCTCATTTTTCTAATCATGCTCATTTACTTTCTTTTCTGGGCCCCCTACAACCtcgtccttctcctcaacactttcCAAAGCTCCTTTGGCCTGAACAACTGCGACAGCTCCAACAGACTCGACCGAGCGATGCAAGTGACGGAGACTCTGGGGATGACCCACTGCTGCATCAACCCCGTGATTTATGCCTTCGTGGGTGAAAAGTTTAGGAGATACGTTTCTCTGTTTTTCCAAAAGCACGTCGCCAAGTTCTTCTGCAAAAGCTGTCCCGTATTCTATATCGAGACGGCCGATCGGACAAGTTCCACCTACACCGCATCCACTGGAGAACCGGATTTCTCTGCAGGTTTGTAA